One bacterium BMS3Abin08 genomic region harbors:
- a CDS encoding hypothetical protein (segregation and condensation protein B homolog) — protein sequence METAVNKKALLESILFVSGTPLTVKELQKITDMASGDITYLMQELMADYRDREGGVLILEVAEGYQMVSNPQFSGWIRKIRESTPQKLSMAALETLAIIAYRQPVTKAEIDQFRGVGSDGVVKNLLDRRMIRVVGKKEAPGRPLLYGTTREFLLHFGLTDLSDLPTMRELSPDEL from the coding sequence ATGGAGACAGCGGTCAACAAAAAGGCATTACTGGAATCAATACTCTTTGTTTCAGGAACACCGTTAACCGTCAAAGAGCTGCAGAAGATCACCGATATGGCGTCAGGCGATATTACCTATCTCATGCAGGAACTGATGGCTGATTACAGGGACAGGGAGGGAGGGGTACTGATTTTAGAGGTCGCTGAAGGATACCAGATGGTCTCAAATCCGCAGTTCTCCGGATGGATCAGGAAAATAAGGGAATCCACCCCCCAGAAACTCTCCATGGCAGCACTTGAAACACTTGCAATTATTGCATACAGGCAGCCTGTAACCAAGGCTGAGATTGACCAGTTCAGGGGTGTCGGCTCTGACGGGGTTGTTAAAAACCTCCTCGACAGGAGAATGATAAGGGTGGTGGGAAAGAAAGAGGCCCCCGGCAGACCCCTCCTCTATGGAACCACGAGGGAGTTCCTCCTGCATTTCGGGCTAACGGACCTGTCGGATCTACCCACCATGCGGGAATTGAGTCCGGATGAACTCTGA
- the mutS gene encoding DNA mismatch repair protein MutS, which yields MAELSPLMKQYFSIKEEHPDAILFFRLGDFYEMFGDDAVTASSILQITLTTRDRGKDNPIPMCGVPHFSAETYISKLVNAGYRVAICEQTEDPKEAKGIVKREVTKVITPGTHQPDNPKENIFILSLYPSGRHQGISVADLSTGEFFLYETDKDIADEINRFEPREVLCPRGIQDDIHYSTALDGYFVTYYDDWLFDYSESYRKLLEYFKVYSLEAYGCEEFKYAISAAGALLNYLEENRKGAVILNHPTVLNQGDYMFLDSVTKRNLELTHNLRDGTSRGTLLEIMDETLTPMGGRFLRQAIFKPLVNEGRIRERLDAVEDLIKDYEMQEGLRTYLGRIQDIERLGTRVLQGSASPRDLVAIRNSIAYIPEIKRILRKTESALIERISGEIDKFHDLKNLIEESIQDDPPATLKEGGIIRSGYRQSVDELREISTEGKGYIAGLESRERQRTGISSLKIGYNRVFGYYIEVTKSNLHLVPENYIRKQTLVGAERFITEELKEYENRVLGAQERLKSLEYEVFIEVLERVAHSTGDLLKTARAIGALDFLLSLAIVSRRNNYVKPAVDDTGRIEIIDGRHPVLEKISRDERFIPNSTYVDSDDHKLLIITGPNMAGKSTYMRQVALIVLLSQIGSFVPATQAKIGCADRIFTRIGASDYLSEGQSTFMVEMIETANILHNATDRSLIILDEVGRGTSTFDGISIAWAVAEYIANKISARTLFATHYNELTELGLTMNGVKNHNIAVKEWGDEIIFLRKIERGPADKSYGIQVARLAGLPDPVIKRAKEVLGNLESCEITEFGTPRVAGRKSGKKIRQLDLFSTNYEPLISIIRDVDLDAIGSEDASKVIADLKKMIEDL from the coding sequence ATGGCCGAACTTTCACCCCTCATGAAACAATATTTCAGCATCAAGGAAGAGCACCCTGACGCAATCCTTTTTTTTCGACTCGGAGACTTTTACGAGATGTTCGGGGATGATGCGGTAACAGCATCATCCATCCTCCAGATAACCCTCACCACCAGGGACAGGGGAAAGGACAACCCCATCCCTATGTGTGGAGTACCCCACTTTTCAGCTGAAACATATATCTCAAAACTCGTCAATGCCGGATACAGGGTTGCAATCTGTGAACAGACCGAAGACCCGAAGGAGGCAAAGGGAATTGTAAAACGGGAGGTGACGAAGGTTATAACCCCGGGGACCCACCAGCCCGATAATCCAAAGGAGAACATCTTTATTCTGAGTCTCTATCCCTCCGGCAGGCATCAGGGTATCTCGGTGGCCGATCTCTCAACGGGTGAGTTCTTCCTCTATGAGACGGACAAGGATATAGCAGACGAGATAAACCGATTCGAACCAAGAGAGGTCCTCTGTCCCAGAGGCATACAGGATGATATTCATTACAGCACCGCACTTGATGGCTATTTCGTCACCTATTACGATGACTGGCTCTTTGATTATAGCGAGTCATACAGGAAACTGCTTGAATACTTCAAGGTATATTCACTCGAGGCCTATGGGTGCGAGGAGTTCAAGTATGCCATATCCGCAGCCGGCGCCCTCCTTAACTACCTTGAAGAAAACCGCAAAGGCGCTGTCATCCTCAATCATCCAACCGTCCTGAACCAGGGAGACTATATGTTTCTCGATTCCGTCACCAAACGAAACCTCGAGTTGACCCATAACCTCCGCGATGGAACAAGCAGGGGAACACTGCTTGAAATCATGGACGAAACTCTAACCCCAATGGGTGGAAGGTTCCTGAGACAGGCCATATTCAAACCCCTTGTAAACGAGGGAAGAATCAGGGAGAGACTTGATGCCGTAGAGGACCTGATCAAGGACTATGAGATGCAGGAGGGTCTGAGGACTTACCTCGGGCGGATACAGGATATCGAGAGGCTTGGAACAAGGGTTCTTCAGGGCTCGGCCTCTCCCCGAGATCTTGTTGCAATCAGGAATTCCATTGCCTACATACCCGAAATAAAGAGGATACTCCGGAAGACTGAATCAGCGCTTATTGAACGCATCTCAGGAGAAATAGATAAATTCCACGACCTTAAAAATCTCATAGAGGAATCAATACAGGATGACCCCCCGGCAACCCTCAAAGAGGGTGGGATAATCAGATCCGGCTACAGACAGTCAGTGGATGAGTTACGTGAAATCTCCACTGAAGGGAAGGGCTATATTGCAGGACTTGAATCCAGGGAGAGGCAAAGAACGGGTATTTCCTCTTTAAAGATCGGGTACAACAGGGTCTTCGGCTATTACATAGAGGTAACAAAATCGAATCTCCATCTCGTACCGGAAAATTACATCAGAAAACAGACACTTGTTGGGGCGGAGAGGTTCATCACCGAGGAACTCAAGGAGTATGAAAACCGGGTATTAGGCGCCCAGGAGCGCCTTAAGAGCCTTGAATATGAGGTATTTATCGAGGTGCTTGAACGTGTAGCCCATTCAACAGGAGATTTACTGAAGACGGCAAGGGCCATTGGAGCCCTTGACTTCCTCCTTTCTCTCGCAATCGTTTCAAGGCGCAACAACTATGTAAAACCGGCGGTCGATGACACAGGCAGGATTGAGATCATAGACGGTCGCCATCCAGTCCTTGAAAAGATCTCCAGGGACGAAAGGTTCATACCCAATAGCACTTACGTGGACAGTGACGACCATAAGCTCCTCATCATAACAGGACCCAACATGGCCGGAAAATCCACCTACATGAGACAGGTGGCACTGATAGTGCTTCTCTCCCAGATAGGCTCCTTTGTTCCTGCAACCCAGGCAAAAATCGGGTGTGCGGACAGGATTTTTACACGGATCGGCGCTTCAGACTACCTTTCAGAGGGGCAGAGCACCTTTATGGTTGAGATGATAGAAACAGCCAACATCCTCCATAACGCCACAGACAGAAGCCTGATAATCCTTGATGAGGTCGGCCGGGGTACAAGCACATTTGACGGTATCAGCATTGCCTGGGCCGTGGCTGAATACATTGCAAATAAAATTTCTGCACGCACACTCTTTGCCACCCACTATAACGAACTCACGGAACTTGGTCTGACAATGAACGGCGTCAAAAACCACAACATCGCCGTAAAGGAATGGGGAGATGAGATCATCTTTCTGAGAAAGATAGAAAGGGGCCCGGCCGATAAGAGCTACGGCATCCAGGTTGCACGTCTTGCCGGACTGCCTGATCCGGTTATAAAGAGGGCAAAGGAGGTGCTTGGGAACCTGGAGAGTTGCGAGATTACCGAGTTTGGAACACCCAGGGTCGCCGGAAGGAAGAGCGGAAAGAAGATCCGGCAACTCGACCTCTTTTCCACCAACTATGAACCCCTCATAAGTATCATCAGGGATGTTGACCTCGATGCTATTGGTTCTGAAGATGCATCGAAGGTCATCGCCGACCTCAAGAAGATGATAGAGGATCTCTGA
- the ynhG gene encoding putative L,D-transpeptidase YnhG precursor, whose protein sequence is MKLLSIPAISLSLLLSLLLPLKAYSFSGAYFIKDNNELFGLNKKYIIKHDKETLIDLSLRYDLGYNEITDANPEIDPWFPGKDREITLPTSWILPSFHDDLSDGDKLIIINLAEMRLYLIKKLNNKMRVTTFPVGIGRAGGETPLGSFRVNEKLKNPAWTIPPSIRDEYPDLPDIVPPGPENPLGRYALRLSRPEYLIHGTNKPLGIGRQVSHGCIRMYPEDIVSLFRLVSVRNRVLIVYQPVKIGAIDGEVYIEVHRDYRGKKKILQDAITLLRKRGLLDKVDDKLLYRAVNANGGYPVRISTQSLKGFRIRKTK, encoded by the coding sequence ATGAAACTTCTTTCTATTCCTGCCATATCCTTATCTCTTTTACTATCTCTTCTTTTGCCCCTGAAAGCATATTCATTCAGCGGCGCATATTTCATTAAAGACAACAACGAACTTTTTGGTCTTAACAAAAAATACATCATCAAGCACGACAAGGAAACCCTTATTGATCTCTCACTGAGATATGACCTCGGCTATAATGAGATCACAGATGCAAATCCTGAAATAGACCCCTGGTTCCCCGGAAAAGATAGAGAGATAACCCTCCCAACCTCATGGATCCTCCCTTCTTTCCATGATGATCTCAGTGACGGAGATAAACTGATCATCATAAACCTTGCTGAAATGAGGCTATATCTGATAAAAAAACTGAATAATAAGATGAGGGTAACCACTTTTCCTGTCGGGATAGGCCGGGCCGGGGGAGAAACTCCTCTTGGGAGTTTCAGGGTAAATGAGAAATTAAAAAATCCTGCCTGGACGATCCCGCCTTCAATCAGGGATGAATATCCCGACCTCCCGGATATCGTTCCACCGGGGCCGGAAAACCCCCTTGGCAGGTACGCCCTCAGGTTATCCCGTCCTGAATACCTCATTCATGGAACCAACAAGCCCCTCGGTATTGGAAGACAGGTAAGTCACGGGTGTATAAGGATGTACCCGGAAGACATAGTGTCCCTCTTCAGACTTGTCTCCGTAAGAAACAGGGTGCTTATTGTTTACCAGCCCGTAAAGATAGGGGCAATAGACGGCGAGGTATATATAGAGGTTCACAGGGACTACAGAGGGAAAAAGAAGATCCTCCAGGATGCCATAACCCTTCTGAGAAAAAGGGGATTGCTCGACAAAGTGGACGACAAACTCCTTTACAGGGCAGTAAACGCCAATGGGGGATACCCCGTGAGAATCAGCACTCAAAGCCTTAAAGGATTCAGAATAAGAAAAACCAAGTGA
- the coaE gene encoding dephospho-CoA kinase — MLIGLTGGFGSGKSTVLQIFGQLGAVTADSDKIVHGALEDPEIKEEILKEFGEGVINNNAVDRGRLAEMVFSSEATRKRLEMILHPRVFETIEGLHRKHRDSIVIAEIPLLFETGYHKKVDVTITVIAERHVIRERLIRKGFTEEEIRRRASAQIPLEDKSRLSDYVIDNSGTLEKTEKQVKGIWEELLKQ; from the coding sequence ATGCTGATCGGCCTTACCGGGGGCTTTGGCAGCGGCAAATCAACGGTCCTTCAGATCTTCGGACAACTTGGCGCCGTCACCGCGGATTCCGACAAGATTGTGCACGGTGCACTTGAGGATCCGGAAATAAAGGAGGAGATACTAAAGGAATTCGGTGAAGGAGTGATAAACAATAACGCTGTCGACCGTGGCCGCCTTGCAGAGATGGTCTTCTCATCGGAGGCCACGAGAAAGAGGCTCGAGATGATACTGCATCCCCGGGTCTTTGAGACAATCGAGGGGTTGCATAGAAAACATAGAGACAGTATAGTCATTGCGGAAATCCCCCTCCTCTTCGAGACGGGTTATCATAAAAAGGTCGACGTAACCATCACTGTAATTGCCGAACGGCACGTTATAAGAGAACGGCTCATCAGGAAGGGGTTCACTGAAGAAGAAATCAGGCGGAGGGCCTCTGCCCAGATTCCCCTCGAAGATAAATCGAGATTGTCCGACTATGTTATCGACAACTCCGGCACCCTTGAGAAAACGGAAAAACAGGTCAAAGGGATATGGGAAGAGTTATTAAAACAATGA
- the ppdK gene encoding pyruvate, phosphate dikinase — protein sequence MAKKYVYFFGDGKADGRAGMKNLLGGKGANLAEMTNMGIPVPPGFTITTDMCTLYYRNKRKYPPELKKQVDTAMRKVERIMGKKFGDPENPLLVSVRSGARQSMPGMMETVLNVGLTSKTIPGMIANTNNERFVYDAYRRLIMMYSDVVMEKAAGIEAEEGEGIREKLEHELEMMKKRKGYDSDTYLTVDDLKTLCDNFKKIVKKTLKKDFPDDARKQLWGAISAVFQSWMGKRAISYRKIEKIPEEWGTAVSVVAMVFGNTGDKSATGVAFTRNPATGENKFFGEWLPNAQGEDVVAGTRTPNPLNKAGKTADTKHLPSLEEVMPRLYRQLYSIRRKLEKHYRDMQDIEFTIEEGRLWMLQTRVGKRNGQAAIRMAVEMAKEGMISKEEAILRVKPEQIDELLHPSVDPAAEKKAVELAKGLPAGPGGAEGRVVFTADDAETWAGKGEKVILVRTETSPEDVHGMHAAEAILTAKGGMTSHAALVARGWGKCCIVGCSELNIDLQNKKINVNGRVLKEGDWITLNGTRGRVYEGSLNLLPANPKHNRWYKELMKWVDQVRRLKVRANADTPHDSKVAKSFGAEGIGLCRTEHMFFEGDRIKAVREMILSDTVEGRRRAIEKLLPMQKGDFKGIFKEMKGLPVTIRLLDPPLHEFLPHTESDLGELAKTMNVSFEKLDAKNKSLYEYNPMLGHRGCRLGITFPEIYEMQVRAVMEAACELSRKKIRVMPEIMIPLVSLVKELESMRDLVINIAEEVKKKYKVKVKYSVGTMIELPRACVTSDQIAAVADFYSFGTNDLTQTTYGLSRDDAGRFLPFYLEKGIIKIDPFITIDTEGVGALMQMAVKKGRKVKKDLKLGICGEHGGEPASVEFCHGIGIDYVSCSPFRVPIARFAAAQAVLKEKK from the coding sequence ATGGCGAAAAAGTATGTTTATTTTTTTGGTGATGGAAAAGCTGATGGGAGGGCCGGCATGAAAAACCTCCTTGGTGGAAAAGGTGCAAACCTTGCTGAGATGACTAACATGGGGATTCCTGTTCCACCGGGCTTCACCATTACCACGGATATGTGCACGCTCTATTATCGTAATAAGCGTAAATATCCGCCGGAACTCAAGAAGCAGGTAGATACTGCAATGAGAAAGGTTGAAAGGATCATGGGCAAGAAGTTCGGCGATCCTGAAAACCCCCTCCTTGTTTCGGTTCGTTCGGGGGCACGTCAGTCGATGCCGGGTATGATGGAAACTGTTCTGAACGTTGGTCTCACGTCAAAGACGATTCCGGGAATGATCGCCAATACCAATAATGAGCGGTTTGTTTATGATGCCTATCGCAGGCTGATAATGATGTATTCGGATGTTGTCATGGAAAAGGCCGCAGGTATTGAAGCGGAGGAGGGTGAGGGTATTCGTGAAAAGCTTGAGCATGAACTTGAAATGATGAAGAAGAGAAAGGGATACGACAGTGATACCTACCTCACCGTCGATGACCTGAAGACACTCTGTGACAACTTCAAGAAGATCGTCAAAAAGACACTCAAGAAGGATTTTCCCGATGATGCCCGGAAACAGCTCTGGGGTGCAATCAGCGCTGTCTTCCAGTCATGGATGGGGAAACGAGCCATTTCTTACAGGAAAATTGAGAAAATACCTGAGGAGTGGGGCACGGCTGTCAGTGTTGTTGCCATGGTATTCGGCAACACAGGGGATAAGTCTGCTACAGGCGTTGCCTTCACAAGAAATCCGGCAACGGGTGAGAACAAGTTTTTTGGTGAATGGCTGCCAAACGCCCAGGGTGAAGATGTTGTTGCCGGGACAAGAACACCGAACCCCTTAAACAAGGCTGGTAAAACGGCTGATACGAAGCACCTCCCATCCCTGGAAGAAGTGATGCCAAGGCTTTACAGACAGCTATACAGCATACGGAGAAAGCTTGAAAAGCATTACAGGGATATGCAGGATATCGAATTCACCATTGAAGAGGGTCGGCTCTGGATGCTCCAGACGAGGGTAGGAAAGAGGAACGGACAGGCCGCCATCCGCATGGCCGTTGAGATGGCCAAGGAGGGTATGATCTCGAAAGAGGAAGCCATTCTTCGCGTCAAACCGGAACAGATCGATGAACTCCTTCATCCCAGTGTTGATCCTGCTGCTGAAAAGAAGGCTGTCGAGCTTGCCAAGGGACTTCCGGCCGGACCTGGAGGTGCCGAAGGAAGGGTGGTCTTTACCGCCGATGATGCCGAGACATGGGCGGGCAAGGGTGAGAAGGTTATTCTTGTCAGAACTGAGACTTCACCTGAGGACGTTCATGGGATGCACGCAGCCGAGGCGATCCTTACCGCTAAAGGTGGAATGACGAGTCACGCCGCCCTTGTTGCCAGAGGATGGGGTAAGTGTTGTATAGTCGGTTGTTCGGAACTCAATATTGATCTGCAGAATAAAAAGATCAACGTCAATGGCAGAGTACTCAAAGAGGGGGACTGGATTACCCTCAATGGGACAAGGGGACGTGTTTATGAGGGGTCGCTCAACCTCCTTCCCGCCAACCCTAAACATAACAGGTGGTACAAAGAACTTATGAAGTGGGTTGATCAGGTGAGGAGGCTGAAGGTAAGGGCAAATGCAGATACCCCTCACGATTCAAAGGTGGCCAAAAGCTTCGGCGCTGAAGGTATCGGACTCTGCAGAACCGAACACATGTTCTTTGAGGGAGACAGGATCAAGGCGGTTCGTGAGATGATACTGTCTGATACGGTCGAGGGGAGGAGAAGGGCCATCGAAAAACTCCTCCCTATGCAGAAGGGGGATTTCAAAGGCATTTTCAAGGAGATGAAAGGTCTGCCGGTTACCATAAGACTCCTTGATCCGCCACTTCACGAATTCCTCCCGCATACAGAGAGTGATCTCGGGGAACTTGCAAAGACAATGAATGTTTCTTTCGAAAAACTCGATGCCAAGAACAAATCGCTATATGAATACAATCCGATGCTCGGACACCGTGGATGCAGATTGGGAATAACCTTTCCGGAGATATATGAGATGCAGGTGCGTGCCGTCATGGAGGCTGCCTGTGAACTTTCAAGGAAGAAGATCAGGGTTATGCCTGAGATTATGATTCCCCTTGTCAGTCTTGTTAAGGAACTCGAGAGTATGCGTGACCTTGTGATCAATATAGCCGAGGAGGTTAAAAAGAAATACAAGGTGAAGGTGAAGTATTCCGTTGGGACGATGATAGAGTTGCCACGTGCCTGTGTTACTTCCGACCAGATTGCCGCCGTTGCTGATTTTTACTCTTTCGGTACGAACGACCTTACCCAGACGACCTATGGGCTCTCAAGGGATGATGCAGGAAGGTTTCTGCCCTTTTACCTTGAAAAGGGTATCATCAAGATTGATCCCTTCATCACCATTGATACGGAAGGTGTCGGCGCTTTAATGCAGATGGCGGTCAAGAAAGGCAGAAAGGTAAAGAAGGACCTCAAGCTGGGAATATGCGGTGAGCACGGTGGAGAACCTGCGTCAGTTGAGTTTTGTCATGGAATTGGTATAGACTATGTGAGCTGTTCTCCCTTCAGGGTACCTATAGCCAGGTTTGCAGCCGCACAGGCTGTCCTGAAGGAAAAAAAGTAA